In the Aptenodytes patagonicus chromosome 5, bAptPat1.pri.cur, whole genome shotgun sequence genome, TGCTGCTCTGGTCTTTACTGGGTGGCTCCTGGAGCATCCTGCCTTCACCCCAGGGTCCCCTCTGCAGGGGCAAAGGAGGtgtctggggaagggggaaatggTTGCCGCATCATTTCCAGCTCCAAACAGGGGTGCTCAGCTCCTGGGGGTGAGGACAGCCTGCACATTGCCCCCCCCCACCGGCAGCTGGGAGCAGGTGTTGCGGGTCCTATGTAGGAGTGGGCTCCCTGAGCCCCAGCGGGAAGAAGGGTGGGCTCCCATGCATGTGCTGGGGGTTGGCAGGTGGGAAAATGGCACTGAGTATGATGTGCCAGCGCACTCTGCTCGGGTGGGGGGCCGTGCCCCGCAGCAGAGGGTGTCCAGCAGtgctcccagcccctctcccccctgctcccccggCTGTAACCTGAGCAGGGGCTCCGCTGCCTGCTGGAGGGaagccagccccagccaggcaggagagCGAAGCGTGGGGCTTTTATTACCCCAAGTGACCTCATTTCCCAGTGTTCCCCTTTTCTCGCTGTTAATTGCAGCAGGGCTGCGAAGGAACCCTGGGCCCGTCTTCTCAGCCAAATGGGCACCACTTCAACCTTTGGGCTGTCTTTCCGATTTCCTTTAATGAGATTAAATCTTTCAGGCATGAGCTGTGGCAGCTGGTGGCTGCCTCAGCGCGGGGTTCCCATTCCCTGCCCTGGGGAGAACTCCCGGTCCCTGCCTGGGGGGTTCCCAGTCCTGCTGGGAAGGTGCCCTCAGCCTCTCTGCTCTACCCAAGCTTGGTGCACGCCACGCACTCACTAGGGATCAGCCACTGGCACCAGTCCCTGGCAGGCAAGGAGATGTCCAGCGGGTGGACATGTGAGCGGTTGCAGTGAAGGCTGTACCCTGCTAACGCCACCCTGGGGTTCCCCTGCTCTGCCCGCACATCCTGCATCCCATAACCCATGCCTTATTGAGCACCGAGTCCCAGATTTGCAGGGTGGCACCAAGGTTAGGCAGAGGCAACGCTGGTCTGCTGCCCCCGCTGTCTCCTGGGGAGTTTCCCACAGCAGAAGGGACTGAGGTTGGCCCTGAGAAAGGAGGGAGGACAGAGCGTCCTACCCAGCGCTCGGCTGGCCAGCCTGACCTGCCCCATCCCCCAAAACGCAGCCATTCTGACCCATCCCATAACAACCTCCTGTGTCTCTTCCAGGGCAAATATGAAGAAAGATTCCTGAAAGATGAAACCATCTCCCAGCAGATCAACTCCGTTGAGTCCCTCCCAGAGCTGCACCTCTCTCCAGAGGATGAGAAGCCCAAGCAGCTCTTGCAGAGGAAGCTGCGTGTAAGGAGCCGGCCTCCTTCTAAGCCCACCATTGTCCGAGGGGTCACCTACTACAAAGCCCAGTCCACCGAGTCGGAGAATGACATCGAGGAGCAACGTGAGTTGGGTTTGCAGCCGTGTCCAGTGGGATGGCTGGCTGTGTCCTGTAGCAAAGCCAGCATCTGTCCCCGAGTCCTGCCCTGTCCCTTGGGAATGCATGGGCAAAGCGTGTGGGGCCACCACAGAGAGGAGGGCTTGGAGGCAGGAAGAGGTGGGACGATTGGTACCTCACCGCTATGCAGCCTTTGAGCCCTGCATGGGGAGCAGTACAGTGTTGTTATTCCATGGAAAAATCTTTGGTAGCTAAGGAAATAGGTCCCTGCTTTGGTTTAAAACACCCAGCATCAACACCTTTCCAGAAAGTAAATGCAAGTTTATTACATGTGTTAGGCCTGCAGATCCACCTGCCCGATGACATCCCGGGAGGTTTGTGCAGTGGtcagggtggcaggaggcagctcagagctgtgGCTGGCTGCCCTGCAGCTCAGCAAGGTGCTGCTCATGGAGCAGGGGTCCGAGTCCCCAGGGGCTGGCAGTGCCTGGCAGCATGGGCAAacaaggcaagtgccttttctgTGCAAAGCTGGCTCAGCAGCAAGGTCAGTCAGCACAGCCATGTGTGGATTTGTGAGATCCCTGAGACGAGGAGGAGCAAAGGGCACCGGTGGTCCTGTGCCCTGGGTGAGGTACCTGCTTTGGCAGCCCGGGTTAGGTGGGTGGCATCTGGCTGGGCGCTGCAGCTGTCTCCATTCTGCCCCATCTCTGAGAGCTGGCAGGATTGAATCGCGGTCCATCACCTCCTGCTCTGCTTGGCCTGAGGTGGTGGACATGGATGTGATGGGGTCTCACTGACCTCCTAACATGGGCACCATCAGCCCCTGCTGATCGTGCAGCCCTTCTCCGGCTGGAAATTAAGAGAATTGCATGGATTTAGTACAAGAAAGCCTGGAGAAGTGGATGGAGGAGCCAGAGCGGTGGGGCAGGTGGGGAGGGGCCATATAGGTGACCTGCTCCAGCTCGCTGTGGGGCTGACACCCGTGCCTGTGTTTGGCAGCGGATGAGCTGTTCAGCGGGGACAACACGGTGGACCTGCTGATCGAGGACCAGCTCTTGAGGCCCAGCAGCCGGGCAGGTGAGGGCGTGAGGAagccctccccggtgggatggccGCCCACTCCCGGCAGCGACCCCACCACCCCGCCGGCCGCTGACACTGCTGCAACAGCCACGGTGCCCCTGTCCCCCGCCACATCCACGGGGCCCATGCTGGACCCCACCACTGTAAGCCAGCTGACCCCCACCCCGGAGACCACGACTGCCCCGGCGGGGCTGGTAGAGGAGGGGACCCCACAGCTACCGGCAGCCTTGGCCAGCACAGTGGTGGCCACAGCCACGGAGACCCTGCCCGCAGccaccagccctgtccccagccctgccatggCCACCACTGCCGGGACCTCGAGTGACGTGGGGACGAGCCCTGCACTGGAGAGCAGCCCAGGAGCTTGGGGACAGGTGAGCACCCCTGCAACGCCGGTCAGCCCCACCATCCCTGCCACACCGAAGCAGgccctggaggaggaggacatcAGGAACATCATCGGTGAGTGCCTGCAGGTCTTGCACCGATCCAGCTGTGCGCATGAGGGCTGGCTTGTGCCCACAGCGTGTCCTGCTAAACACAGCACAGCTGGATTTGGTCACAGGTGGGAGGTGTTTTGGAGATGATGGCTGGACAAGTGCTTTACTGGGGCACCAGATTTTACTTGCTTGTTAACTCTGGAACCTACTGTAGTTCCCTTCGAGTTTGAAGGGCGGAGCAGGGCAGGAAGGGGCCTCCCTGGAGACAGACCTGGGACAGGTCTCGGTCAGGGCAGGGACATGGCTGAGGCCATGGGGAGCTCTTTGCAGGATccggctggtgctgctggggcttGTGAGGCTGAGCCTAGGCTGAGGCAGCGGGGGTACCTGCTGGGTGGGCAAGGAGTTGGAGGGGGGTTGATGCCCACAGACCCCCGGCAGGAACGGAGGGAGTGTGGCTGCCCTGCCTCAGGCCTCACGAGCCTCTCTCTGCTCACACAGGGCGCTGCAAGGACACGCTGTCCACCATCTCAGGGCCTACCACCCAGAACACCTACGGGCGCAATGAGGGTGCCTGGATGAAGGACCCCCTGGCCCAGGAGGAGCGGATCTACGTCACCAACTACTACTATGGGAACACGCTGGTGGAGTTCAGGAACCTCGACAACTTCAAGCAAGGTGGGCTTGCGCCATCCTCGATGCTGCGCCAGCCGCTGCTTGGCTGGTCCAAGTAGTGTCCCCGTTCCCTGGGATGCTGCACCatggggggatgctctgcccAGGGACCCTCCCCTCTTGGGCACTGGTACCCAGCGTGTGGAGTTCAGAGCATGGGGCAGGTCGGGCTGCCCATGGTGACCTGTACTTGCTTGTCACCatgccaggctgcagctggtggcTGGGAGGGAGTGCAGGCAGTGTggggggcagagggtgctgggggctgctgcagcgGGGCCACCAACTCCAAAGTAAAAGGGAGGGTCTCGTCAGCAAGGTGTCTCTGCCCCGCAGGGCGCTGGAGCAATTCCTACAAGCTCCCGTACAGCTGGATTGGGACGGGGCACGTTGTCTACAACGGCTCCTTCTACTACAACCGGGCCTTCACGCGCAACATCATCAAATATGACCTGAAGCAGCGGTATGTGGCCGCCTGGGCCATGCTGCATGACGTGGCCTATGAGGAGTCCACCCCGTGGCGGTGGCGGGGCCACTCGGACGTTGACTTCGCCGTGGATGAGAACGGCCTGTGGGTCATCTACCCGGCCATCAGCTACGAAGGATTCAACCAGGAGGTGATCGTGCTGAGCAAGCTGAATGCGGCTGACCTCAGCACCCAGAAGGAGACCACGTGGCGGACGGGGCTGCGGAAGAACTTCTACGGGAACTGTTTTGTCATCTGCGGGGTCCTGTACGCAGTCGACAGCTACAACAAGAGGAATGCCAACATCTCCTACGCCTTTGACACGCACACCAACACGCAGATCATCCCCCGGTTGCTCTTTGAGAATGAGTACGCCTACACCACACAGATAGACTATAACCCCAAGGACCGCCTGCTCTACGCCTGGGACAATGGGCACCAAGTCACCTACCATGTCATCTTTGCCTACTGAGACCCCCTGCCACAGTGGGGCACTGCGAGCCAGGGGCCACCAGcaccttttattattatttttattgttattattgttattttgtaCAAATCAAAGAGTAAATGATGGGTTTTGTTTCAAGCTGTTTTTTTATGGCGGATTGTAGATCGATCCCCAGGCCAGAACCACGCCCTTCGTCTTTGCTGTAaccttgcttctgcttttccttcccacaCGGAGGAGGTCCAGACGTGGTCCTCCTGATGAGGTTTTTAGCTAAAGATTATCAGCAAGAAACTTGGTGGAGGAGGTGCACGTCCCATGGGAATGTCCTGTCCCTTGGGACCATCTTCCCAGACCTTTGGGGATCCTGCTGTACAACGGGGCTGCGagcacagctccagcagcccctggTGCTGGCACTTATGCTGAGGACTGTCCCCTCCGGCTGGGGCTCTGCCCTTTGCAACCTCTCTGGGGGGGCAGGGCGCACCCTGAGCCCTGACTCATGTCTGGAGCGAGCTGGCGGTGGGAGTGGGACACTGTAAATACGTGTAGATGgcttttgtttgttcattttgtaaCCCAAAATAGTCCCCTTCTTTGGCATTTGCTGGGCGAAGTCTCTGCTCAGCCAGGTGCTgggctgcctgggcagggagctgcagggctgggggagcccccagggctgggggagcccttgctccccatcccactgccgcTCCATCTCCCACAGGGTCTCAGCCCATGTGCCCTCTCACTGCTGTGCTTGCCCTGGTCCCAGCTGTTGGCCACTGGGAGCCCCTCGCAGAggcacagcccctgccctcctgcctggcaGCATCTTGTATTTACCTGCTGTCAATAATAAAAGATCAAGTACCTTTGCAGCTGTTCGGGGCTTTCTTTAGGTCTGATTTACCCTCTGGGTGCATGGAaatgcacagggttttttttgggtgggttcTGGTTCTTTTGGGGAGTGCCAGTTTACACACCAAGTGGCAGCAAGGCATGCtggctggaggggacctctgggGGGCTATAGGCTGCTTGGGCCTGGCACCAGGGCAGGGCGGCATGGCGTCCAACCCTGAGAAGAGCTTGGCTCTGTCATTCCTACGGTTGCCCTCAGGTCACCATGGGTCACCCCATGgtctcctcttccccaggctctggATAAGCAGCTCATGCAGGTTGCCCCTCCCCaggagccgggaggggggcggTCTGGGTGCATGTGCCTTTGGCAATGCCAATGCTG is a window encoding:
- the OLFML2B gene encoding olfactomedin-like protein 2B, which gives rise to MARPLPLLLCLAALSAGCRAGSPPAGTTGPSAEPLQDEADNQENILSQLLGDYDKVKAVSEGSDCRCKCLVRPLGRGACQRINEGAFKAEDFYTVETITSGPSCKCACVAPPSALNPCEGDFRLKKLREAESSDLKLSSIVEMLESAFYGLDLLKLHSVTTKLVGRVEKLEEGLSRNFTQEGHRTGANMKEGLQDPHRRDRENCSSLITNSLADIESSLQRDAEAAYTHTEGKYEERFLKDETISQQINSVESLPELHLSPEDEKPKQLLQRKLRVRSRPPSKPTIVRGVTYYKAQSTESENDIEEQPDELFSGDNTVDLLIEDQLLRPSSRAGEGVRKPSPVGWPPTPGSDPTTPPAADTAATATVPLSPATSTGPMLDPTTVSQLTPTPETTTAPAGLVEEGTPQLPAALASTVVATATETLPAATSPVPSPAMATTAGTSSDVGTSPALESSPGAWGQVSTPATPVSPTIPATPKQALEEEDIRNIIGRCKDTLSTISGPTTQNTYGRNEGAWMKDPLAQEERIYVTNYYYGNTLVEFRNLDNFKQGRWSNSYKLPYSWIGTGHVVYNGSFYYNRAFTRNIIKYDLKQRYVAAWAMLHDVAYEESTPWRWRGHSDVDFAVDENGLWVIYPAISYEGFNQEVIVLSKLNAADLSTQKETTWRTGLRKNFYGNCFVICGVLYAVDSYNKRNANISYAFDTHTNTQIIPRLLFENEYAYTTQIDYNPKDRLLYAWDNGHQVTYHVIFAY